GCAGCCGCACGTTCGCTCGGATAGGCAAGCAGAGCACTGATGAGCACGAAGCCCTGGACCTGCGGCGCGACGAGGCGCAGCTCCTGCGGGGGATTGTCTTCATCATCTTGCTCTTGCAGGGCTTCGAGCTGCGGCTCGGTCAAGACCCGCACGTCGATCTTGCCATGGACGGCGCTTTTATCGGTCATCGCATAGAAAATCCTGCCGTCGCGGCTGCGAAATGAAAGGCTGACGAACCCTTCGTGATCGACGTCGCCGCGCACGTGCAACGACCCGTGTGACAGATCGAACATGCAGACGGCCTGCGCCAACGCGGGGTCTTCGAAAGGTGTCAATGCGCGGCCCGGTAAAGGCTGAGGCAGCAGGAGCGGCCCCGCGGCGGTCTTGGCGAAAGCCGAAAGGCGCGCATAGACGTCGTTTGGCGCGAGTTCGGGCATAGCGAGAACGGCGATCAGATGCACCAGGGCCGCGACGAAGACCACCCCGAGTGCATACAGCAGAAAGGTCAGGAGGCGATCCGTCCAGGTCATGCGCAATGGCCTTTGACGATCTGCGGCAATGCCTTTGGCGCCGTGTTCGACAAGCCGAAATCGACCAAAGTGTCGTAGAGCCGCAAAACCAGCGCGAAATGCGCGACATTCCCGACCTGAAGCCAATTGCCCGGCCGCGCCTCGCGGGAGATCGTGATCTCGAAGCTGCCGTCCGCAGCGCGCAGGATTTCCGCCGACGTAAAGCCGAAGCGTTTGTCCAAATTATCGATGATGGCGCCGGTTGGCGAATAGAGGCTCAAGGTCCAATAGCGTGTCGATGGAACCGAGCCGCTCAAGACATAATCGCAGCGGCCGCGCAAAGCGGCGCCGGCATTGTCGGTCCAGGCAAAGAAGCTCGAGCCTTCGGCGCTGCCAAGCGGCATTTCGCCGGAGCGGGCGAGCATGGCATGGGCATAGGGATCAATGTCCATCGCCCCGCTTTTCGACCAGCGCGTCCATGGACCGGCTTTGACCTCGTCGAAGCGCATGCCGGCGCCGAGAATATAATAGGTCGCGGCAAGACCGAGCGCCGTGCCAGCCAGAACCGCCAGGAGACTTTTGAAGAGCGGGGTCAAAGCCGCACACTCCCGATCGCGGCGCTCACGGGAGCGCCTTATAGCCGCCGCCGCCATGGGTTTCCGCTTGCCGTTTTTCAGCAGCTTTCGCCCAGTCGGCGATGGTGCCGAGCACGTCGATCGACGCAGCCGACAAGCTCGTTGGCCGCTGCGGCGCACCGAGTTCGGCGACCGTCTTTGCCGGCGTTGGCGGCGCCGTCTTCGCGATCGGCGGCGGGTCGCCCGGCAGCGGCTTGAGTTCTATGCCTTGATGCGCGTAGGCCATGATTTCATGCCAGGTCATCGCCGGCAGGGATCCCCCCGTCATGCGATTGGTCGGCGTATCGTCATCATTGCCGAACCAGATCGCGCCGACATAATTGCCGGTGTAGCCCATGAACCAGGCGTCCTTATAGCCGTTCGTCGTACCGGTTTTCCCGGCGACGTCGATATTGTCGAGGGCGGCGCGGCGGCCGGTGCCGGCCAGGACGACTTGTTTCATCATCGACACCAATTCGGTGATGACATTCTCATCGAAGATGCGCTTCGGCGGTGGCGTATCGCGATCGTGCCGGTAGATGACTTTACCATGGCTGTTGGTGATCTCGGTCGCGGCGAAAGGCGCGACCTTCTTGCCGCCATTGGCAAAAGTGGCATAGGCATTGGCCATTTCCATGACATTGACGCCGTCCGCGCCGATCGGCAGCGACACAGTATCGGGCAATGGTGTCGTGATGCCCAAACGCCGCGCGTTCGCGATAATTCGGGTGCGGCCACGCTTGGCGGCTTCAAAGACGTTATTGTGTCCCTTCACAGGATAGGCTTCACCAATGTCGATCGACAATTTGACGGCGACCGAATTCAGCGAATGCGCCAAGGCGAAGACGAGAGGTACGCGGCCGTGATATTTGCCGCCGTAATTATGCGGGCACCAATTGCCGAGGCATACCGGGCCGTCGACGACGATGGTCGAGGGCTTGAACTTGCCGGTCAGCAAAGCCGTCAAATAGACGAAGGGTTTGAAGGATGAGCCTGGCTGGCGCAAGGCATCGACGGCGCGATTGAACTGGCTTGCGCCATAGTCGCGGCCGCCGACGATCGTACGCACTGCGCCATTGGACGGATCGAGAATGACCATGGCCGATTGATCGACATGATAGCTGTGGCCATACTGGCGCAATTGATCTTCGATCGTCGTATCGGCGAATTTCTGCAAATTGGGATCGAGCGCCGTGCGGACGGTCAGTACCCGATCGGCGCCGAGCTTGTGCGCATCGGCGAGCTTGCGCACTTCGTCATAAGCCCAATCGAGATACCAATCCGGTGCGGCGTCTCGGCTGCGCGCAATCGGGGTCGCCGGATTGTGCAAAGCGCCGTAGATCTGCCCCTCCGTCAGATATCCCGCGTCGACGATGTTTTGCAAAATATCGGCGGCGCGGGCGCGCGCGGCCGGCAGATTGACATTCGGCGCATATTTGCTTGGCGCTTTGAACAGCCCGGCAAGCATGGCCGCTTCGGCGAGGCTGACATCGCGGATCGATTTGCCGAAATAATATTGCGCCGCCGCTTGCACGCCGAAAGTGCCACCACCCATATACATGCGATCGAGATAGAGCTGGAGAATCTGCCGTTTCGTCAAATGGCCCTCGAGCCAGAACGCCAGATAGGCCTCCTTGATCTTGCGCGACAATGTGCGCTCGTTCGACAGAAAGAGATTCTTCGCCAATTGCTGCGTGATCGACGAGCCGCCCTGCACGACGCTGTCGGCACGCGCATTGACGGTGAGGGCGCGCAGCGTTCCGAAGAAATCGATGCCGAAATGCTGGAAAAAGCGCCGGTCCTCCGTCGAGATGACGGCCTGGATCAGATACCGTGGCATTTGTTCCAGCGGCACGGAATCGTCATGCTTGATTCCGCGACGGCCGACGACTTGGCCATAACGGTCGAGAAAGGTGACGGCGAGATCTTCTTTCTTCAGCCAATTGTCGTTGAGCGTGTCGTGAAAGGCGGGAATCGCCATGAACAAGGCGAGAATGCCGCCGGCAACCGCGAGATTGGACCCTTCGCAGAAGAGTTCGACGCCGAGACGCCGCCAACCAGTCACATGGAGCCGGTCCATCCAGGCAGCCAGCGTCGCATAAAAGGCCCGTGTCCTTTCGCCCGAGTCATAGAGCGAAGAATCGATGAACGCGTCGAGCGCTAGTAGCGCGCGCGCCAATTTCCTATAGAGATGCAGGGCCTGGGCATAGAGGCGCGACGATTTCAGTTCTTCGAACAAATCCATCGTTTCCCTCGCGGGCGTAACCTTCCGACAGTACTTTCAATTACCCACAAAATTCATGGCGATGAGTGCGCCAAATTCGATATCAGTCAATCACGATAAGCCTCGCCACATGACCATGTTGCCTGGAGGTGGATCGTTTGCACGAGCAAGATAGCCGCCAAGCCTCGCAATCTTAATGAGGTAATGAGAAAGCGTCTTTCGTCGTCGTTCGGTATCGGCTTTGTCCTTGACGATATGATCGAGCAATTCGATTTCCGTCTCAGTGAACGCAATTGTTGGTGACGCCTTTGGATCTGTACGGTTGAGCATCGTCATCCAAAACACGCGCCAGCTCACGATGCAAAAGACCGAGATCAGATTTGCCAGTCTGTCGGCGGTCCTCAGTTTTGACTCCTCGGCCTTGCAGCCAGATTTGAGGATCTTGTGGAATACCTCGAGCTTCCACCGCAAGGCATACCATGCAAGCTTCTCAACTGCATCTTTACGCGAGTTCACCGGAAGGTCGGTCAAGAGTTTCCAGTCAATCCTCTTTCTGTTCTTAGGCTCACCACGCTCCTTTGCATGGATCACCGTCAAATTCAGCGCGGGATATCGTTTCTGCTTTCCAATTGGCGGCAGAATGCGAATTCTGCGATATCGAATTTCCAGAACGGCCTCGTCGCGATCGCCTCGCTCGTCCCTGACCTCGATGCGATGCAGACCCTTGACCGCGACCTCGTCCATTTCGTCGACAACGGTGTGATCCCCGTTCCCGGCAAGGCGATTGGTTTGGGTTCTCACCAGGAAATGCGTTCCGACCTTCTGCGCCGTGCAAAATAGTTCATAGATGTCGCTCTCCCGATCGCCGATATGAATGCACCGGCCGGGATCGTCCAGAAGTCCGGTAGATTGGGTGAGATTTTCCAACCACCGCACACTTTCTTTCTTCTCGATCGGTACTCGTGTCGGATTGATTTTTCTCTTGAGGGCAAGCGTTCCCTTAAATTTGTCACGGGTCCAGAATTTGACTGCCCCAAGCCCCAGCGGAAGCCCTTCAGGCGTGAGTGCCAGACTTGAATGCATCAGGATGCCGCAAAGCGTATGCGGGGTCAGCCATCCCGCTTTGCCTTGTTTATTCACCGTTTTGGTGACTCCGATCAATTCCGGTTTGTCTCGCTTGAAGTTGAACTCCGTCGTGTCGTGGAGCATCAGAACAAGGCCTTTCGTCGCCGCTAAGCGCTCGCGCGTCGATTCAAAATGACCTGAGAGAATGTCCGCTTCGCTGACCCGGCTATTAGAGAAAAACCGATAGGCTGCTTTGGTATTGGCCCAATCCTGGCAGACGAGGGGAATGGTTTGCCCCATGTCACCCCCAATCTGCTCAAGCAATATGCGAAATCTCTTGTGAAGGCGCAGGTCCTTAAATTTGCACCCATCAGTTTCTCGATCAACCCAGTTGCCAGACTCGAACGCAGAACTCGGATCGCCGCGTACGGCGCCAGGCACCTTCGGCATAGAGCACCTCTTGCCCCGATTCAGGTGCTCAGCAATGAATCACAACAGATTCTTCCGCCTCAAGCTCGAATTTGTGGGTAATTGAAAGCCGACAGTATCCTCCTATCGCCGGGGTGCGGGCAAGCTTGCAATTCTCCCAGCCGCATCCTCCTATCGCCGGTTGGCAATTCCTCTCGTCAAGTCTTTGCCGCTGCACTTTTTCGCGAAATGCAAGCTTGGCGAAATGCCGTTCGGCAGCGATAAAGCTTCACGTTGTGGAGCCCAAAGCGTTTAGTAGCCTCTTGATCATCGGCGGACGACGCGGGCGCAGGGATCGATTGGCGGTAACAACAAATGGTGGCCGAGACAATGACAAAGGCAGAAGGCCGCTATTGGGAGGTCAAGCCGCTCGAGGCGCTCACCCGACAGGAATGGGAAAGCCTGTGCGACGGTTGCGGCCGTTGCTGCCTCGTCAAACTCGAGGACGAGGACACGGGCGAGGTTCATTTCACGGATGTCGCATGCCGGCTTTTCGATGCTGAATCATGTGGTTGCAGGGACTACCGGCAACGTCGCCGCAAGGTCCGCGATTGCCTCAAGCTGACGCCCGAAATGGTTCATGCGCTCGCCTGGCTGCCGCCGAGCTGCGCCTATCGGCTGCGCGCCGAGGGCCGCCAATTGCGCTGGTGGCATCCGCTCGTCTCAGGCTCGCCGGAAACCGTGCATGCGGCGGGCGTATCGGTTCGCGGCCGCGTGGCGGCATCCGAAACCGAGGTCGCGCTCGACGATTATCCCGATCATATCGTTGCGTGGCCGCAGAAGGTGCCGCGGGTTGCAAAGGCAGAGGTTAAGCTAGAACGATCGAAGAAGCGCTGACGATACCCCTTTGTTCGGCGACTGCCAGAAAGGCATCGGGCCGTGATTCCGCGATTGCCGTAACCTTTAGGCAACAAGGCTCTGCTAAAGCCATATCCGCCGGCTGTTTGTGCCGGATATGAGAAATGGCTGGCTCACTTTGGTCGTTTTCGCGTCCCCCGATCGGCGCCCGAGATTGCACATGCAGCTCCCGAAGCTCTTCGCGCGCTTCCTGGCGCGGCGTGATGGTGCGGTCGCTGTGGAATTCGCGATCATCGCTATTCCCTTTTTTCTCATCGTCCTGGCGACCTTGCAGACCGCGATCACTTACATGGCGGAGCAGGAACTCGAGACCGCCGTCGAAGAGTCGAGCCGGCTGATCCTGACCAATCAGGGGCCGAATTATACCCAAAGCCAGTTTACCAACGCGGTTTGCGCGGAGGCGGTGGTCCTTTTCAATTGCAGCGGCCTGATGGTCGACGTCCGGAATTATGGGACCGGCACCGGCTTTTCGAGCGCAATCACTTCGGCGCCGACGCTGACTTACGACTCCAATGGGAACGTCACCAACACGTGGCAATTCTCGCCTGGCGTCCCGGGCAGCATCGTCGTCGTGCGGGTCATGTACCAATGGCCGATATTTCTCAAGCCCTTCGGCTTTAACCTTTCGAATCTGCCGAATGGCGACCGTCTCATAATGGCGACGGCGGTGTTCAGGAACGAGCCGTCATGACATTCATGGGCGAAGTTTCGCAGCGCCAAAAGCAATTCGCTGGCGATCGACGCGGTATAGCCGCAACCGAATTTGCGCTCCTGCTGCCGATCATGCTGGCGCTTTTCGTCGGCGTTTCGGAGGTCGGCAAGGCGCTCTCGATCAGTCGCAAAGTCACCGTCACCGCGCGCACCATCACCGACCTCGTCACGCAATATGTTTCGATTTCGACCACGGATATGAGCAGCCTGCTCAGTGCGTCGGCGCAGGTCATGGCACCTTATCCCTCGGCCAATCTCACCGTGATCGTCTCGGAGATTTCGACCGATGCGAACGGCAATGCGACGATTACCTGGAGTGCCGCGCAAAATGGCACGGCCGACACGCAAGGCACGTCAGTGACTTTGCCCGGCGCGCTGAAGCAGCCGAACGTTTCGCTGATCTGGGGGCGGGTACTGTATAAATATACGCCGATCATCGGCGACAACATAATCGGTCCGAAAAATTTGACGGATCAGATCTATTTGAGCCCGCGGCTCTGCGGTTCGATTAGCTATGGCAGCGGGGTGCAGACATCCATCTCCAGCGCGGCCTGTCCAAGCACCACGACCACGGCAAGCAGCTCGGGGACGACCTCAGGGACAACCTCGGGAACGACCTCGGGGACGACCTCGTCCTCCGGCAGCAGCACCTCCGGGTCGGGCACTTCTTGCTCGGGATGGTGGTCGTGGGGGTGCTCCTGGTGATGATCGGCGCTGGGCGAGATGGATAATCAAGCCAAGCCGATTCCAGCAGGACGGCCGAACCACCCTTCAGCTACGCTGCTGTGACGGCTCATCGGCCGTCAGCGCCTAGAGCGTTTTCCGATCGGGTGGACTCACCCGATCGGAAAACTCGTTCAACTTTTTCGGAACATGCTCTAATGCGTGAGATGCGCGACTGAGGCGACGGCCTGATTGAAAAGCGCCTGCAAGGCAGCCGTGATATCGCCGTCGGTGCTGACGGGATAATAGAGGCTGGGAGACGACGCGCAGTTTTGGAGATTGGTTCCAATGTTGGGTTGGAACGGCGCAATATTGTTATTGTAGAAGGAATTGGTCGGTAACGGCAGATAGGTCGTATAGAGGACGGCAATCCGGATCCCTCTACTTTTCAACGTCGCGCACCAGGTTGGGTTGATCGGTGACATGACTCGCTGGCCGTTGACCATTGCATCCACGACGCCGTCGGTGACCAGGAACAGAAATTCCATCGGACTGTCACCTGGCGCATTGGTGCCATTGCCTGGGGTCGGCATGGCCGCATTGACGCTGCTCAAAGCAGTGGCGATGTTCGTGTCCGTGTCATTGTTGTTGTTGTTCGATGTCAGCCAGCTGTTTTGATAAACCTCGAGCAGTTGAATATTGGCGGCTTCGGTCTGCGCTGTGGTGAGATTGGATGTCAGCGTGGCGATATTGTTGAAGGATGTATCGAACGTATAGATCGCCATCCGATATTGGGCATTGGTCTGGCTCTCGGTGGTCTGCGCCGTCGTCATGAGGTTTTGGACGGCGGTACGCAGGAGATCGATCCGCAGGGTGACGCCGAGATTGCGGGCGAGCTGATAATTGTCCTCGCCATTGGGATTGCCGAGATTGTCCCCGGCCGGGTTGCTTTCATGGCAACCGAAGGCACAGCCGCCTTGCGCGGAGGTGTTGGCGACCATCGTATTGATGCCGGCGGTCGTCGCCGCGATCGCCATCGACGGCGAGGAATCGAGCAGGAGATAGAAATCGATATTGGGCGGCAGACTGGCAGAAGCCGTCGCCGTCCCGGTGATCGCAAAATTGCTGAGGCCGATGATGCTGGTCACCGAATTGATGGATTTTGCCGAATAGGTCACCACCGCGGTTCGGCCCGTCGCACTATCGGTAATAGTTACGGTGGGGGTGGGCGGATTCTGCAGGCCGCTCACCATAGAAGCGAGCGAATTGAACATGTTGGTCGCGGCAGTCTGAGAGGCTGTCGACGATTGCGAAATCATGACCGCATTGACGGCGGCGAGCGCGGCGGCATCGGCGGCAGCGTCCAATTTGGCACGTTTTTGCGCCGCGCCGGCATAATCGACTCCCATGCCGGCGGCGAGGACCAACGGGACGAGAAGCAGCGCGAAGATCATCGCGACATTGGCCTGCCGGTCGGCCGCGAAATGCCGCGTCCTGTGGCGGAGTTCACTGAAAGTGATCATCTCAATTCTTGGGAATAGGGGCTTCGACCCATTCCCTATGGCCTTAAAATGTTGATTTAGAGTTAGATCGTATGCGGGATTTTTGGGGTAATGCGGCCGCGCCGACAGTAAGACTTGCGGCCGACGCCCTAGGATGGCTAATCCGGCACGTCATTAACGGTCCGTTCTGCCGATTCGCGGCTGTTCCGCCTTTTCGCGGATTGCGGATAGGATCGGTGCGGCGAGATCGCCTGGAGCATTGTGGTGCGGCTATGCATTCTGGCATGGTGTT
The window above is part of the Methylovirgula sp. HY1 genome. Proteins encoded here:
- a CDS encoding DUF1214 domain-containing protein; this translates as MTPLFKSLLAVLAGTALGLAATYYILGAGMRFDEVKAGPWTRWSKSGAMDIDPYAHAMLARSGEMPLGSAEGSSFFAWTDNAGAALRGRCDYVLSGSVPSTRYWTLSLYSPTGAIIDNLDKRFGFTSAEILRAADGSFEITISREARPGNWLQVGNVAHFALVLRLYDTLVDFGLSNTAPKALPQIVKGHCA
- a CDS encoding transglycosylase domain-containing protein; the encoded protein is MDLFEELKSSRLYAQALHLYRKLARALLALDAFIDSSLYDSGERTRAFYATLAAWMDRLHVTGWRRLGVELFCEGSNLAVAGGILALFMAIPAFHDTLNDNWLKKEDLAVTFLDRYGQVVGRRGIKHDDSVPLEQMPRYLIQAVISTEDRRFFQHFGIDFFGTLRALTVNARADSVVQGGSSITQQLAKNLFLSNERTLSRKIKEAYLAFWLEGHLTKRQILQLYLDRMYMGGGTFGVQAAAQYYFGKSIRDVSLAEAAMLAGLFKAPSKYAPNVNLPAARARAADILQNIVDAGYLTEGQIYGALHNPATPIARSRDAAPDWYLDWAYDEVRKLADAHKLGADRVLTVRTALDPNLQKFADTTIEDQLRQYGHSYHVDQSAMVILDPSNGAVRTIVGGRDYGASQFNRAVDALRQPGSSFKPFVYLTALLTGKFKPSTIVVDGPVCLGNWCPHNYGGKYHGRVPLVFALAHSLNSVAVKLSIDIGEAYPVKGHNNVFEAAKRGRTRIIANARRLGITTPLPDTVSLPIGADGVNVMEMANAYATFANGGKKVAPFAATEITNSHGKVIYRHDRDTPPPKRIFDENVITELVSMMKQVVLAGTGRRAALDNIDVAGKTGTTNGYKDAWFMGYTGNYVGAIWFGNDDDTPTNRMTGGSLPAMTWHEIMAYAHQGIELKPLPGDPPPIAKTAPPTPAKTVAELGAPQRPTSLSAASIDVLGTIADWAKAAEKRQAETHGGGGYKALP
- a CDS encoding IS4 family transposase, with the protein product MPKVPGAVRGDPSSAFESGNWVDRETDGCKFKDLRLHKRFRILLEQIGGDMGQTIPLVCQDWANTKAAYRFFSNSRVSEADILSGHFESTRERLAATKGLVLMLHDTTEFNFKRDKPELIGVTKTVNKQGKAGWLTPHTLCGILMHSSLALTPEGLPLGLGAVKFWTRDKFKGTLALKRKINPTRVPIEKKESVRWLENLTQSTGLLDDPGRCIHIGDRESDIYELFCTAQKVGTHFLVRTQTNRLAGNGDHTVVDEMDEVAVKGLHRIEVRDERGDRDEAVLEIRYRRIRILPPIGKQKRYPALNLTVIHAKERGEPKNRKRIDWKLLTDLPVNSRKDAVEKLAWYALRWKLEVFHKILKSGCKAEESKLRTADRLANLISVFCIVSWRVFWMTMLNRTDPKASPTIAFTETEIELLDHIVKDKADTERRRKTLSHYLIKIARLGGYLARANDPPPGNMVMWRGLS
- a CDS encoding YcgN family cysteine cluster protein, whose product is MTKAEGRYWEVKPLEALTRQEWESLCDGCGRCCLVKLEDEDTGEVHFTDVACRLFDAESCGCRDYRQRRRKVRDCLKLTPEMVHALAWLPPSCAYRLRAEGRQLRWWHPLVSGSPETVHAAGVSVRGRVAASETEVALDDYPDHIVAWPQKVPRVAKAEVKLERSKKR
- a CDS encoding TadE/TadG family type IV pilus assembly protein: MQLPKLFARFLARRDGAVAVEFAIIAIPFFLIVLATLQTAITYMAEQELETAVEESSRLILTNQGPNYTQSQFTNAVCAEAVVLFNCSGLMVDVRNYGTGTGFSSAITSAPTLTYDSNGNVTNTWQFSPGVPGSIVVVRVMYQWPIFLKPFGFNLSNLPNGDRLIMATAVFRNEPS
- a CDS encoding TadE/TadG family type IV pilus assembly protein, which produces MTFMGEVSQRQKQFAGDRRGIAATEFALLLPIMLALFVGVSEVGKALSISRKVTVTARTITDLVTQYVSISTTDMSSLLSASAQVMAPYPSANLTVIVSEISTDANGNATITWSAAQNGTADTQGTSVTLPGALKQPNVSLIWGRVLYKYTPIIGDNIIGPKNLTDQIYLSPRLCGSISYGSGVQTSISSAACPSTTTTASSSGTTSGTTSGTTSGTTSSSGSSTSGSGTSCSGWWSWGCSW
- a CDS encoding pilus assembly protein TadG-related protein, with protein sequence MITFSELRHRTRHFAADRQANVAMIFALLLVPLVLAAGMGVDYAGAAQKRAKLDAAADAAALAAVNAVMISQSSTASQTAATNMFNSLASMVSGLQNPPTPTVTITDSATGRTAVVTYSAKSINSVTSIIGLSNFAITGTATASASLPPNIDFYLLLDSSPSMAIAATTAGINTMVANTSAQGGCAFGCHESNPAGDNLGNPNGEDNYQLARNLGVTLRIDLLRTAVQNLMTTAQTTESQTNAQYRMAIYTFDTSFNNIATLTSNLTTAQTEAANIQLLEVYQNSWLTSNNNNNDTDTNIATALSSVNAAMPTPGNGTNAPGDSPMEFLFLVTDGVVDAMVNGQRVMSPINPTWCATLKSRGIRIAVLYTTYLPLPTNSFYNNNIAPFQPNIGTNLQNCASSPSLYYPVSTDGDITAALQALFNQAVASVAHLTH